Proteins from a single region of Drosophila biarmipes strain raj3 chromosome 3R, RU_DBia_V1.1, whole genome shotgun sequence:
- the LOC108026183 gene encoding activating signal cointegrator 1 complex subunit 3 — protein MWEPPRLSASLRTKTELEARSRRFSILRQARTANSASTTTSSQDKEEQTIARLLAQIPAGKQPAAKVQLQKLRNLVQECMGYEEQPQVVEHATLYLFWLLLEQRVLLVATTQRLHGMFGHTFDRKKTQIHDCVLAIGDLLEEHERTGLKRWQQAQRKAPGVGPLWGAHIHVKCTPAEWMDISLLTDLAPDALLKNRTVNKFSMKYKSKSAPEATKHPDAEKLSPELQSLLGISEKLDDEHLLSRVGDILGSKRSSEEIQNELMELLGFDYFELVGKLLQERDKIARQLDQFATRSRRVKEVKQKRSQAAASGGATERRPTVASAVVVQSAQEKQLGKMQRREEKKLQRIMRSIKDEEPEDDPNCAVAVSVQQLRMQHQRKLLEAAQREPLLLSTKAAKSDYKQAAYNQPIHYPYVFDSQLLAKQHAGFIGGSRITLPDNAQRVDNKQWEEVKIPASEPPPLTVGNKRIKIEELDDVGRLAFANCKELNRIQSVVYPVAYHSNENMLVCAPTGAGKTNVAMLSIVHTIRCHLEQGVINRDEFKIVYIAPMKALASEMVDNFSKRLKSLQIVVRELTGDMQLTKAEMAATQILVTTPEKWDVVTRKGSGDVALISLVKLLIIDEVHLLHGERGPVVEALVARTLRLVESSQSMIRIVGLSATLPNYIDVAHFLRVNPMKGLFYFDSRFRPVPLDTNFVGIKSVKPLQQIADMDQCCYQKCVEMVQQGHQIMVFVHARNATVRTANVIRELAQQNNTSALFLPNDSTAHGLAMRSIQKSRNKQLVDLFSCGLAMHHAGMLRADRQMVEKYFVEGHISVLVCTATLAWGVNLPAHAVIIRGTDIYDAKHGSFVDLGILDVLQIFGRAGRPQFDKSGVGTIITSYDKLNHYLSLLTNQFPIESNFVNCLADNLNAEIGLGTITNVEEAIEWLSYTYLFVRMRINPHVYGIEYSELQKDPTLEARRRALIMNASMSLDKARMMRFNQRTMDMNITDLGRTASHFYIKYDTVETFNELMKPFMNEAEILAMISQAQEFQQLKVRDDEMEELDELRSYYCKIKPYGGSENIHGKVNILIQTYLSNGYVKSFSLSSDMSYITTNIGRITRALFSIVLRQNNAVLAGRMLQLCKMFERRQWDLDSHLRQFPAINAETIDKLERRGLSVYRLRDMEQRELKEWLRSDRYAELVIRCAQELPMLEVEASLQPITRTVLRIKVDIWPSFTWNDRVHGKTSQSFWLWIEDPESNYIYHSELFQVTRKLVMSGQSQQLVMTIPLKEPLPPQYYIRVSSDSWLGSTTCIPLSFQHLVLPEHHPPLTELLPLRPLPVSCLKNVLYESLYKFTHFNPIQTQIFHCLYHTDNNVLLGAPTGSGKTIVAEIAIFRALNQNPKCKVVYIAPLKALVKERISDWEQRFQRSSLGLKVVELTGDVTPDIQAIRESQLIVTTPEKWDGISRSWQTREYVQHVSLIVIDEIHLLGEDRGPVIEVIVSRTNFISSHTGRAIRIVGLSTALANAQDLANWLGITKMGLYNFKPSVRPVPLQVHINGFPGKHYCPRMATMNRPTFQAIRTYSPCEPTIVFVSSRRQTRLTALDLITFVAGDANPKQFLHIAENEMELILQNIRDQNLKFCLAFGIGLHHAGLQEQDRKCVEELFLNRKIQVLVATATLAWGVNLPAHLVVIKGTEYFDGKVKKYVDMPITDVLQMMGRAGRPQFDNEGVAVVLVHDEKKNFYKKFLYDPFPVESSLLGVLAEHINAEIVAGTVQSKQAALDYLTWTYFFRRLLRNPSYYQLEGVEPENVNAFMSNLVERVVYDLSAAACLVERDGCLVPTFLGRISSYYYLSYRTMKHFLEDLQPGMSTKEVLLAIADSYEFDQQPVRHNEDKYNEQMAEMSRFRPPSASWDSPYTKTFLLLQAHFSRHSLPNSDYLTDTKSALDNATRVMQAMVDYTAERGWLSTTLVVQQLMQCVIQARWFDGSEFLTLPGVSEDNLDAFLNVPHDDHDYLTLPVLKELCRKEYEVLAKPLRDDFEEHEIEQMYKVIQDLPEIALQISVEGRYMEDEYAKRPLSLLGDTKGEWMPLHANEDYVLTVNLQRLNASGQRRQGYTVHCPKYPKPKNEAWFLTLGSQSNDELLAMKRLTIRGQRCSNRISFQATPRRGRLQLTLYLMSDCLMGFDQQYDLRFEIIDAKEV, from the exons ATGTGGGAGCCGCCGCGACTGAGTGCATCCTTGCGGACCAAGACAGAGCTGGAGGCCCGGAGCCGGCGCTTCAGCATCCTGCGGCAGGCGCGGACCGCCAACTCCGCGTCCACGACGACAAGCAGTCAGGA CAAGGAGGAGCAGACCATCGCCCGGCTGCTGGCCCAGATTCCAGCCGGCAAACAGCCCGCCGCCAAGGTGCAGCTGCAGAAGCTGCGCAACCTGGTGCAGGAGTGCATGGGCTACGAGGAGCAGCCACAGGTGGTGGAGCATGCCACGCTGTACCTCTTCTGGCTGCTGCTCGAGCAGCGGGTGCTCCTGGTGGCCACCACGCAGCGGCTGCACGGCATGTTCGGCCACACCTTCGACCGCAAGAAGACCCAGATCCACGACTGCGTCCTGGCCATCGGCGATCTGCTGGAGGAGCACGAGCGGACCGGGCTCAAGCGGTGGCAGCAGGCGCAGCGCAAGGCGCCCGGAGTGGGTCCGCTATGGGGCGCCCACATCCACGTCAAGTGCACACCCGCCGAGTGGATGGACATCAGCCTGCTGACGGATCTGGCGCCGGACGCCCTCCTCAAGAACCGCACCGTCAACAAGTTCTCCATGAAGTACAAATCCAAGTCCGCCCCGGAGGCAACCAAGCACCCGGATGCCGAGAAGCTGAGTCCGGAGCTGCAGAGCCTGTTGGGAATCTCCGAGAAGCTGGACGACGAGCACCTGCTGAGCCGCGTGGGCGACATCCTGGGCTCCAAGCGCAGCAGTGAGGAGATCCAGAACGAGCTCATGGAACTTCTGGGCTTCGATTACTTTGAGCTGGTGGGAAAGCTGCTCCAGGAGCGGGACAAAATCGCCCGGCAACTGGATCAGTTTGCCACCCGATCCCGGCGCGTCAAGGAGGTGAAGCAGAAGCGCAGTCAGGCGGCAGCTAGTGGAGGTGCAACGGAACGGCGTCCCACTGTGGCCAGCGCGGTGGTGGTGCAGTCGGCCCAGGAGAAGCAGCTGGGCAAGATGCAGCGTCGGGAGGAGAAAAAGCTGCAGCGCATCATGCGCAGCATCAAAGACGAGGAGCCCGAGGACGACCCGAACTGTGCGGTAGCCGTTTCTGTCCAACAACTGCGCATGCAGCACCAGCGAAAGCTTCTGGAGGCCGCCCAGCGTGAGCCTCTGCTGCTGAGCACAAAAGCGGCCAAGTCGGATTACAAACAGGCCGCGTACAACCAGCCCATCCACTACCCCTATGTGTTCGACAGCCAGCTGCTGGCCAAACAGCACGCCGGCTTCATCGGAGGCAGTAGAATTACCCTGCCTGACAACGCCCAGCGAGTAGATAACAAGCAGTGGGAGGAAGTCAAGATCCCTGCCAGCGAGCCACCGCCACTGACAGTTGGCAACAAGCGCATCAAAATCGAAGAACTGGACGACGTGGGGAGATTGGCTTTTGCCAACTGCAAGGAACTGAATCGCATCCAGTCCGTCGTCTATCCAGTGGCCTACCACAGCAATGAAAACATGCTGGTGTGTGCGCCCACGGGAGCAGGAAAGACCAATGTGGCCATGTTATCCATCGTGCACACTATCCGTTGCCACCTGGAGCAGGGAGTCATCAACCGGGACGAGTTCAAGATCGTCTACATAGCTCCAATGAAGGCGTTGGCCTCAGAAATGGTCGATAACTTCTCCAAACGACTGAAATCTTTGCAAATTGTTGTGCGAGAATTGACAGGGGACATGCAGCTAACCAAGGCGGAGATGGCGGCCACGCAGATACTGGTCACCACGCCGGAGAAGTGGGATGTGGTCACCAGGAAGG GCAGCGGCGATGTGGCGTTGATAAGCCTGGTCAAGTTGCTTATCATTGATGAGGTGCATCTGTTGCATGGCGAACGAGGTCCAGTGGTCGAGGCACTGGTGGCGCGCACCCTTCGTCTCGTTGAGTCCTCGCAGTCCATGATCCGCATTGTGGGCCTGTCCGCCACCCTGCCAAACTACATCGATGTGGCTCACTTCCTGCGAGTGAATCCCATGAAGGGCCTCTTCTATTTCGACTCCCGTTTCCGTCCTGTTCCACTGGACACCAACTTCGTGGGCATCAAGTCGGTTAAACCGCTGCAGCAGATCGCCGACATGGACCAGTGCTGCTACCAGAAGTGCGTTGAGATGGTGCAGCAGGGCCACCAGATTATGGTCTTTGTCCATGCCCGAAATGCCACCGTGCGGACGGCGAACGTGATTCGTGAACTGGCCCAGCAGAACAATACCAGTGCCCTGTTCTTGCCCAATGACTCCACTGCCCACGGACTGGCCATGCGTTCGATTCAGAAGAGCCGGAACAAGCAGCTGGTGGACCTGTTCTCTTGCGGACTGGCCATGCACCATGCCGGTATGCTACGTGCCGACCGTCAGATGGTTGAGAAGTACTTCGTCGAGGGCCACATCTCCGTGCTGGTCTGCACGGCCACCCTCGCCTGGGGTGTCAATCTGCCGGCGCATGCTGTCATTATCCGAGGTACGGATATATACGATGCCAAGCATGGTAGCTTTGTGGACTTGGGAATCCTCGATGTGCTGCAGATCTTCGGACGCGCCGGTCGCCCCCAGTTCGATAAGAGTGGAGTGGGCACCATCATCACCAGCTATGACAAGCTGAATCACTACCTCTCGCTCTTGACCAACCAGTTCCCCATCGAGTCCAACTTTGTGAATTGCCTGGCTGACAATCTTAATGCGGAAATTGGTCTGGGCACGATTACCAATGTGGAAGAAGCTATCGAGTGGCTTAGCTACAC gtaCCTTTTTGTACGAATGCGAATAAATCCTCATGTGTATGGAATCGAATATTCAGAGCTGCAAAAGGATCCCACGCTGGAGGCACGTCGCCGAGCTCTCATCATGAACGCATCGATGAGTCTGGACAAGGCTCGAATGATGCGCTTTAACCAGCGCACCATGGACATGAACATCACCGACTTGGGTCGCACTGCCTCGCATTTCTACATTAAGTACGACACGGTGGAGACCTTCAACGAATTGATGAAGCCATTCATGAACGAGGCTGAGATTTTGGCCATGATTTCCCAGGCGCAGGAGTTCCAGCAGCTCAAAGTGCGAGATGATGAGATGGAGGAGCTGGACGAGCTGAGAAGCTACTATTGTAAAATAAAGCCTTACGGAGGCAGTGAGAATATCCACGGCAAA GTAAACATCCTCATTCAGACATATCTTTCCAATGGTTATGTGAAGTCCTTCTCACTGAGCTCCGACATGTCCTACATCACCACAAATATAGGGAGAATTACCCGAGCTCTGTTCTCCATTGTCCTGCGGCAGAACAACGCGGTCCTGGCAGGCCGCATGCTGCAGCTCTGCAAGATGTTTGAGCGCCGGCAATGGGATCTCGATAGCCACCTGAGACAGTTTCCCGCCATTAACGCCGAGACCATTGACAAACTGGAACGACGGGGTCTGAGTGTCTATCGGCTGAGGGACATGGAGCAGCGGGAGCTGAAGGAGTGGCTGCGCAGCGATCGCTATGCTGAACTGGTGATCCGCTGCGCGCAGGAGCTGCCCATGCTGGAGGTGGAAGCCAGTCTGCAGCCCATCACACGAACTGTGCTGCGTATCAAGGTGGACATCTGGCCCAGCTTCACGTGGAACGACCGCGTTCACGGAAAGACCAGCCAAAGCTTCTGGTTGTGGATTGAAGATCCGGAGTCCAACTACATTTACCACTCGGAACTGTTCCAGGTGACCCGAAAGCTGGTAATGAGCGGCCAGTCGCAGCAGCTGGTAATGACCATTCCACTGAAGGAGCCACTGCCGCCACAATACTACATAAGAGTGAGCAGCGACAGCTGGCTGGGCAGCACTACATGCATTCCATTATCCTTCCAACACCTGGTGCTGCCGGAGCACCACCCGCCATTGACGGAGCTGCTGCCCCTCCGTCCACTGCCAGTCAGCTGCCTCAAGAACGTACTCTACGAATCCCTCTACAAATTCACGCACTTTAACCCCATCCAAACGCAAATCTTCCACTGCCTGTACCACACCGACAACAATGTACTGCTGGGCGCTCCCACTGGTAGTGGCAAGACCATTGTGGCGGAGATAGCAATCTTTAGGGCTCTGAACCAAAACCCAAAATGTAAGGTAGTGTACATAGCTCCGCTTAAGGCGTTGGTGAAGGAGCGCATATCAGATTGGGAACAACGGTTTCAGCGCTCCTCGTTGGGACTGAAGGTGGTGGAGCTGACGGGCGACGTCACGCCCGACATCCAGGCCATCCGAGAGTCACAGCTGATCGTGACCACGCCGGAGAAGTGGGACGGCATAAGTCGATCCTGGCAGACGCGAGAATATGTGCAGCATGTGTCCCTGATCGTCATCGATGAGATCCACCTGCTGGGCGAGGATCGAGGACCGGTCATCGAAGTGATTGTCTCGCGCACAAACTTCATCAGCTCCCATACAGGTCGAGCCATTCGAATCGTAGGATTGTCCACCGCTTTGGCCAACGCCCAGGATCTGGCCAACTGGCTGGGCATCACCAAGATGGGTTTGTACAACTTCAAGCCATCGGTGCGTCCAGTGCCGCTGCAAGTGCACATAAACGGTTTCCCGGGAAAACACTACTGTCCCCGCATGGCCACTATGAACCGGCCCACGTTCCAGGCTATTCGCACCTACTCTCCATGCGAGCCCACCATTGTGTTCGTTTCCTCGCGTCGGCAGACTCGTCTCACGGCCTTGGATCTTATAACCTTCGTGGCTGGCGACGCCAATCCCAAGCAGTTCCTGCACATCGCCGAAAATGAAATGGAGCTGATCCTGCAGAACATTCGTGATCAGAACCTAAAATTCTGCCTGGCCTTCGGCATTGGCCTTCATCATGCTGGTCTGCAGGAGCAAGATCGCAAGTGTGTGGAAGAGCTGTTCCTGAACCGCAAGATCCAGGTGCTGGTGGCCACTGCCACGCTAGCTTGGGGCGTTAACTTGCCCGCCCATCTGGTGGTGATCAAGGGAACCGAGTACTTCGACGGCAAGGTGAAGAAATATGTGGACATGCCCATCACGGATGTGCTGCAAATGATGGGACGAGCTGGACGGCCGCAGTTTGACAACGAAGGAGTGGCCGTCGTCCTGGTGCACGACGAAAAGAAGAACTTCTACAAGAAGTTCCTGTACGATCCATTCCCCGTGGAGTCCAGTCTGCTGGGTGTGCTGGCAGAGCACATTAACGCCGAGATCGTTGCCGGCACTGTTCAGTCGAAACAGGCGGCCCTCGATTACCTAACGTGGACTTACTTCTTCAGACGGCTACTCCGGAATCCCTCGTACTACCAGCTGGAGGGCGTGGAACCGGAGAATGTGAACGCCTTCATGTCCAACTTGGTGGAGCGCGTCGTGTATGATCTTTCCGCTGCCGCCTGTCTGGTGGAACGTGATGGATGTCTAGTGCCAACCTTCTTGGGGCGAATCAGTTCCTACTACTACCTGTCTTACCGCACAATGAAGCACTTCCTGGAGGATCTGCAGCCGGGCATGAGCACGAAGGAAGTCCTTCTCGCCATCGCAGATTCCTACGAGTTCGATCAGCAACCTGTCCGGCACAACGAGGATAAGTACAATGAGCAGATGGCTGAGATGAGTCGCTTTAGGCCACCATCCGCCTCCTGGGACTCGCCGTACACAAAGACGTTCCTGCTACTCCAGGCTCACTTCAGCCGCCATTCGCTGCCTAATTCGGATTACCTAACGGACACCAAGTCTGCGCTGGACAACGCCACTCGAGTGATGCAAGCCATGGTGGACTACACCGCGGAACGGGGATGGCTCTCCACCACTTTGGTGGTGCAGCAGCTGATGCAGTGCGTCATTCAGGCCCGCTGGTTCGACGGCAGCGAGTTCCTAACACTGCCAGGAGTTAGCGAGGACAACCTGGATGCGTTTTTGAATGTACCCCACGACGACCACGACTATTTGACTTTGCCCGTGCTGAAGGAGCTGTGCAGAAAAGAGTACGAAGTGCTGGCCAAGCCTCTGCGAGATGACTTCGAGGAGCACGAGATCGAGCAGATGTATAAG GTAATCCAAGATTTGCCCGAGATAGCGTTGCAAATATCGGTGGAGGGTCGCTATATGGAGGACGAGTATGCCAAACGGCCGTTGTCCCTGCTTGGAGACACAAAGGGCGAATGGATGCCCCTGCATGCCAATGAGGACTACGTCCTTACAGTAAATCTTCAGCGTCTCAATGCCAGCGGACAGCGAAGACAGGGCTACACGGTACACTGCCCCAAATATCCCAAGCCGAAGAACGAAGCCTGGTTTCTGACCCTGGGATCCCAGTCCAATGACGAGCTCCTGGCCATGAAGCGATTAACCATTCGCGGCCAGCGCTGCTCCAATCGCATTTCCTTCCAGGCAACTCCGCGACGTGGCCGCCTGCAGCTCACGCTGTATTTAATGTCCGACTGCCTAATGGGTTTCGACCAGCAGTATGACCTCCGCTTTGAGATTATCGATGCAAAAGAGGTTTGA
- the LOC108026091 gene encoding ELAV-like protein 1, with translation MNGTRIKSEVSTSASPENSAHAMLSPSNQTLTWSYAGCGTFQTGSQVQPPGEPFARRGGGGGHSNLIVNYLPADMMETELRHMFSKYGEIRKHKIIRDPRTGKSSCYGFVDFVSARQAAAAQICLDGHELRGKRMKVSYARSSEEQVRITNLYVSFLPPNMDEQKVHELFSRYGPIVDVNVLRYKFTRKPRGVAFVRFENYRDAETAKHCLDGYLFKDARRPITVKFVDRPKKRENQENRGPNHTQAPNFKRREAGENPPDAKRPRGWGLPDSNST, from the coding sequence ATGAACGGCACCAGAATCAAGTCTGAAGTCAGCACCTCTGCTTCTCCGGAAAATAGCGCCCACGCGATGTTGTCGCCCTCCAACCAGACGCTGACTTGGAGTTACGCCGGCTGCGGAACGTTTCAAACCGGGAGCCAAGTGCAGCCGCCCGGCGAGCCGTTCGCCCGgcgcggaggaggaggtggccaTTCGAACCTCATTGTCAACTACCTGCCGGCGGACATGATGGAGACGGAGCTGCGTCACATGTTCTCCAAGTACGGGGAGATCCGTAAGCACAAGATCATCCGCGATCCCCGAACGGGCAAGAGCAGTTGCTACGGATTCGTGGACTTCGTGTCCGCCCGCCAGGCGGCGGCTGCCCAGATCTGCCTGGACGGCCACGAGCTGCGCGGCAAGCGGATGAAGGTGTCCTATGCCCGCTCCTCCGAGGAACAGGTCAGGATCACCAACCTGTATGTGTCGTTCCTGCCGCCGAACATGGACGAGCAGAAGGTGCACGAGCTCTTCTCCAGGTACGGCCCCATCGTGGACGTGAATGTGCTGCGCTACAAGTTCACCAGGAAGCCCCGTGGCGTGGCCTTCGTGCGATTCGAGAACTATCGTGATGCAGAGACGGCCAAGCACTGCTTGGACGGGTATCTCTTTAAGGACGCTCGCCGGCCCATCACGGTCAAGTTCGTGGACCGTCCGAAAAAGAGGGAGAACCAAGAGAATCGTGGTCCGAACCACACCCAGGCGCCGAACTTCAAGCGTCGCGAGGCAGGGGAGAATCCGCCGGATGCAAAGCGTCCTCGTGGTTGGGGCTTACCCGATTCCAACTCAACGTAA
- the LOC108026184 gene encoding opsin Rh6, giving the protein MVSLNPPHYGYMRDGRNLSLAESVPAEIMHMVDPYWYQWPPLEPMWFGIIGFVIAILGTMSLTGNFIVMYIFTSSKGLRTPSNMFVVNLAFSDFMMMFTMFPPVVLNGFYGTWIMGPFLCELYGMFGSLFGCVSIWSMTLIAYDRYCVIVKGMARKPLTATAAVLRLLVVWIICGAWALFPLFGWNRYVPEGNMTACGTDYFAKDWWNRSYIIVYSLWVYLTPLLTIIFSYWHIMKAVAAHEKAMREQAKKMNVASLRNSEADKSKAIEIKLAKVALTTISLWFFAWTPYTIINYAGIFESMHLSPLSTICGSVFAKANAVCNPIVYGLSHPKYKQVLREKMPCLACGKDDLTSDSRTQATAEISESQA; this is encoded by the exons ATGGTCAGCCTGAATCCCCCGCACTATGGGTACATGCGCGACGGCCGCAATCTCAGCCTGGCCGAGAGTGTGCCCGCCGAGATCATGCACATGGTGGACCCCTACTGGTACCAGTGGCCTCCCCTGGAGCCCATGTGGTTCGGCATCATCGGCTTTGTGATCGCCATCCTGGGCACCATGTCGCTGACGGGCAACTTCATCGTGATGTACATCTTCACCTCCTCGAAGGGACTGCGCACTCCGTCGAACATGTTCGTGGTCAACCTGGCCTTCTCCGACTTCATGATGATGTTCACCATGTTCCCGCCCGTGGTGCTGAATGGCTTCTACGGCACCTGGATCATGGGTCCCTTCCTCTGCGAGTTGTACGGCATGTTTGGCTCGCTCTTCGGGTGCGTCTCCATCTGGTCCATGACGCTGATTGCCTACGATCGGTACTGCGTGATCGTGAAGGGCATGGCCAGGAAGCCCCTGACCGCCACGGCGGCGGTGCTCCGGCTCTTGGTCGTCTGGATCATCTGTGGGGCCTGGGCCCTATTCCCGCTCTTCGGGTGGAACCGGTATGTGCCCGAGGGCAACATGACGGCCTGCGGCACTGATTACTTCGCCAAGGACTGGTGGAACAGGTCCTACATCATCGTCTACTCGCTGTGGGTCTACCTGACGCCTCTGCTGACCATCATCTTCTCCTACTGGCACATCATGAAG gctGTGGCTGCCCACGAGAAGGCCATGCGGGAGCAGGCCAAGAAGATGAACGTGGCCTCCCTGCGGAACAGCGAGGCCGACAAGAGCAAGGCCATCGAGATCAAGCTGGCCAAGGTGGCGCTGACCACCATCTCGCTGTGGTTCTTCGCCTGGACCCCCTACACCATCATCAACTACGCGGGCATCTTCGAGTCCATGCACCTGAGCCCGCTGAGCACCATCTGCGGCTCGGTGTTCGCCAAGGCCAATGCGGTGTGCAATCCCATTGTGTACGGCTTGAG CCACCCCAAGTACAAGCAGGTGCTGCGCGAGAAGATGCCCTGCCTGGCCTGCGGCAAGGACGACCTCACCTCGGACTCGAGGACACAGGCCACCGCGGAGATCAGCGAGTCGCAGGCCTAG
- the LOC108026186 gene encoding trissin — protein MTKTTMHWLAHLQIILLCTWLMCPSCRAIKCDTCGKECASACGTKHFRTCCFNYLRKRSGPDALRQSSDRRLIDFILLQGRALFTQELRERRNNGTLIDLGLNSYYR, from the exons ATGACCAAGACAACGATGCATTGGCTGGCCCACCTCCAGATCATCTTGCTAT GCACCTGGTTGATGTGCCCCAGCTGCAGGGCCATCAAGTGCGACACTTGCGGCAAGGAGTGTGCCAGCGCCTGTGGCACCAAGCATTTTCG AACCTGCTGTTTTAACTACCTTCGCAAGCGTTCCGGCCCGGATGCACTGCGTCAGAGTTCGGACCGAAGACTCATCGACTTCATCCTGCTGCAGGGACGCGCCCTGTTCACCCAGGAGCTGCGCGAGAGGCGCAACAATGGCACCCTGATAGACCTCGGCCTGAACTCGTACTACCGCTAG
- the LOC127010475 gene encoding B9 domain-containing protein 1 translates to MSASEGLSLPGNEDTTPPHGKHKQKPRKKGRKKSQSAKESAPEAMDAKATATYFTVSIVGQIVSATFPMGPDKQFIFLRYELVAGPDWQLASGPQHGLTQMATNKRGHFNDPIVFNMPIEVTYKSTSPFGWPQILVSVFGRNGTGRETLLGYAHIHLPVFGGGRPAGQAELQEAAILMPKCPSMMADIISWLLGREPELKDPKVLLDNLKCKGLSMESYGSLQFQLSSVTRGARKLGYQWHA, encoded by the exons ATGAGCGCCAGCGAGGGACTCAGTCTCCCTGGCAACGAGGACACCACTCCGCCGCATGGCAAACATAAACAGAAGCCCAGGAAGAAGGGCAGGAAGAAGTCCCAGAGTGCCAAGGAAAGTGCTCCAGAAGCGATGGACGCGAAAGCCACTGCCACCTACTTCACCGTGAGCATCGTGGGCCAGATAGTGTCGGCCACCTTCCCCATGGGTCCCGACAAGCAGTTCATCTTCCTGCGCTACGAACTGGTCGCCGGGCCCGACTGGCAGTTGGCCTCGGGACCCCAGCACGGACTCACCCAGATGGCCACCAACAAGAGGGGCCACTTCAACGACCCCATTGTGTTCAACATGCCCATCGAGGTGACCTACAAGAGCACCAGTCCCTTTGGCT GGCCCCAGATCCTGGTGAGCGTCTTCGGACGCAATGGCACGGGGCGCGAGACGCTCCTGGGCTACGCCCACATCCACCTGCCCGTCTTCGGTGGTGGTCGTCCTGCGGGTCAGGCGGAGCTGCAGGAGGCGGCCATCCTGATGCCCAAGTGCCCCAGCATGATGGCGGACATTATCAGCTGGCTGCTGGGCCGCGAGCCGGAGCTCAAGGATCCCAAGGTGCTGCTGGACAACCTGAAGTGCAAGGGCCTCTCCATGGAGTCCTACGGCAGCCTGCAGTTCCAGCTGTCCTCCGTGACGCGGGGAGCCCGCAAGCTGGGCTACCAGTGGCATGCCTGA